One stretch of Actinomycetota bacterium DNA includes these proteins:
- a CDS encoding small basic family protein encodes MLPLIGLLAGIALGLVLNIPIPLVYSKYLGIAVLAALDSAIGGLRASLEMKFNDKLFFTGFFSNTLLAAFIVFLGDRLGVDLYLAAVVAFGVRLFQNLALVRRHYFQKRHWE; translated from the coding sequence CGCTCGGACTAGTGTTGAACATCCCCATACCGCTTGTCTACTCGAAATACTTGGGTATTGCGGTGTTGGCGGCTCTCGATAGCGCTATCGGCGGCTTGAGGGCGAGCCTCGAAATGAAATTTAACGATAAATTGTTTTTCACGGGTTTCTTTAGCAACACCTTGCTTGCGGCGTTTATCGTCTTTCTCGGCGACCGTCTGGGGGTAGACCTTTATCTCGCGGCGGTGGTCGCGTTTGGCGTGCGCTTGTTCCAGAATCTCGCGCTTGTGCGGAGACATTATTTTCAGAAGCGTCACTGGGAGTAA
- a CDS encoding DUF881 domain-containing protein, translating to MKYFRSFITALNNQAKRTQIAIAAVTMLLGILIVTQLRVHQSATQSLQNATESDLTQIVSKLDGEINTLRVEAADLRLQLFKIEQASNNSAEVMTESSKNLNNLKIIAGMTKVYGPGIKALVTDEDATLRAYDMVDIVTELRVGGAEAISINGIRIVAATGISETEGVIAINQKRIAAPYEVLAIGNPEVIHDALVIPGGIRDKLSSLTGVSLYITKDTEIKINAASAKQAGNK from the coding sequence TTGAAATATTTTCGAAGCTTTATCACAGCACTAAATAACCAGGCAAAAAGGACTCAGATAGCGATTGCGGCGGTAACTATGTTGCTCGGCATATTAATCGTGACCCAGCTGCGTGTCCACCAATCGGCGACACAATCGCTGCAAAACGCGACGGAATCCGACCTGACGCAAATCGTGAGCAAACTCGATGGCGAGATAAATACGCTCAGGGTCGAGGCGGCCGATTTGCGCCTTCAGTTGTTCAAAATCGAGCAGGCGAGCAATAACAGCGCCGAGGTGATGACGGAATCCTCGAAAAACCTGAATAACCTCAAAATCATAGCCGGCATGACGAAGGTTTATGGACCCGGAATCAAGGCGCTCGTTACCGACGAAGATGCGACGCTCAGGGCTTACGATATGGTCGACATCGTTACCGAACTGCGCGTCGGCGGCGCGGAAGCGATATCTATTAACGGGATACGAATCGTCGCCGCGACCGGCATATCGGAGACGGAAGGGGTCATAGCAATAAACCAGAAGCGGATAGCGGCCCCGTATGAGGTGTTGGCGATTGGAAACCCCGAGGTGATACACGATGCGCTTGTAATCCCCGGAGGGATTCGCGATAAGCTTAGTTCGCTCACGGGCGTATCTTTGTATATAACGAAAGATACTGAGATTAAGATAAATGCGGCTTCGGCAAAACAGGCGGGCAACAAGTAG
- a CDS encoding VanW family protein, giving the protein MKEKLKQALEVTWLRRSLIAVVLIIVLVLGLGIADAALYANKIHRNVSVGGLPLDGQTKEAAAESIRELAKELEGREVNVAYADKKWVATPAELGVEVDVDATVKKAFALGRSGSFLKDTRTRVSLWFDKRAPTPVFNNEDAKFNAFVDKVAKEVDRAAQDAEIKIVEGKVVITNSKNGLTVVRNVLEPRLLTAFGDPKKQSVLVPVKTRKPEIHEEVLAETKNTVARMIDGPLGLTYKQDNWIISEEQIIDWISFRKVRAGVVWSLDVDFDGDKAALDIEKLTANIASEPKDAYFEIVEDTVTIVPSENGVKVDTERAIEGMLEASKTGDNRQVMLATEIVEPALTTDDAKNMGIKEKVSSYTTRYNASQTSRVHNIKTLAAELDGMILAPDETFSFNGNIGPRTASKGYKEAPAIINGELRPSLGGGVCQVTTTLFNAVFFGGYEVVERNNHSLFISQYPTGRDATVSYGGPDFKFKNSTKFYMLIKVNATSSALTINFYSTSRGVEVAYTTSAPSNFKPFPTEYEDDATLAKGVTKVKDRGAPGRDITVKRITKIDGKVVKEEKFFSRYKPKTAVIRVGTKEAAVTPQPEKAQPSTPSTTRSPAQTSEPRRPVPAQPAVE; this is encoded by the coding sequence GTGAAAGAGAAATTGAAACAGGCGCTTGAAGTAACTTGGCTCAGGAGAAGTCTCATAGCGGTTGTGCTAATCATCGTATTGGTGCTCGGGCTTGGGATTGCCGACGCGGCGCTATACGCCAATAAAATCCACCGGAATGTGAGTGTGGGCGGTCTGCCCCTGGACGGCCAGACAAAAGAAGCCGCCGCCGAGAGTATACGCGAACTAGCGAAGGAACTCGAGGGACGAGAAGTCAACGTGGCCTATGCCGACAAGAAATGGGTCGCTACACCGGCTGAACTCGGGGTCGAAGTAGACGTCGACGCAACGGTAAAGAAAGCCTTCGCATTGGGCCGCAGCGGCAGTTTTCTTAAAGATACGCGGACCCGCGTGAGCCTGTGGTTCGACAAGAGGGCGCCGACGCCCGTCTTCAACAACGAGGATGCTAAATTCAACGCGTTTGTCGATAAGGTGGCCAAAGAGGTAGATCGGGCCGCCCAAGACGCCGAGATAAAGATAGTCGAGGGAAAAGTAGTCATTACAAACAGCAAGAACGGCTTGACGGTGGTACGCAACGTTCTGGAGCCGCGGCTTCTGACCGCCTTCGGGGACCCCAAGAAACAGAGCGTTCTCGTTCCGGTAAAAACGCGGAAGCCGGAGATACACGAGGAAGTGCTCGCTGAAACGAAAAACACGGTCGCGCGGATGATAGACGGGCCGCTGGGGCTGACATACAAGCAGGATAATTGGATCATAAGCGAAGAGCAAATCATCGACTGGATATCGTTTAGGAAAGTTCGGGCGGGCGTGGTCTGGAGCCTCGATGTCGATTTCGACGGCGATAAGGCCGCGCTCGATATTGAAAAGCTGACCGCAAATATAGCGAGCGAGCCGAAAGACGCCTACTTTGAGATAGTCGAGGATACCGTTACGATCGTTCCGAGCGAAAACGGAGTCAAGGTCGACACAGAGAGGGCGATCGAGGGGATGCTCGAAGCGAGCAAGACCGGCGATAACCGGCAGGTGATGCTTGCGACCGAGATAGTGGAGCCGGCGCTCACGACCGACGACGCGAAGAACATGGGAATTAAAGAGAAAGTCTCAAGCTATACAACGCGCTACAACGCGTCCCAGACATCCCGGGTGCACAATATCAAGACGCTCGCAGCGGAACTCGACGGGATGATATTGGCTCCCGATGAGACGTTCTCGTTCAACGGCAATATCGGCCCTCGAACAGCGAGCAAGGGCTATAAAGAGGCGCCCGCGATTATCAACGGCGAGCTACGGCCATCGCTAGGCGGCGGTGTATGCCAGGTCACCACAACACTCTTTAACGCGGTCTTTTTTGGGGGATACGAGGTGGTCGAACGGAACAACCACAGCCTTTTCATTAGCCAGTACCCGACCGGGCGCGACGCCACTGTCTCATACGGCGGCCCCGACTTCAAATTCAAGAATAGCACCAAATTCTATATGCTGATAAAGGTCAACGCGACGTCGAGCGCGTTGACCATAAATTTCTATAGCACGAGCCGGGGTGTCGAAGTCGCATATACGACGAGCGCACCGAGCAACTTTAAGCCGTTTCCGACAGAGTACGAGGACGATGCGACTTTGGCAAAAGGTGTTACCAAAGTCAAAGATCGCGGCGCCCCTGGGCGTGACATTACGGTCAAGAGGATAACAAAAATCGACGGTAAGGTCGTCAAAGAGGAAAAGTTTTTCAGCCGCTATAAGCCGAAAACCGCGGTGATAAGAGTGGGCACGAAAGAAGCGGCCGTAACGCCGCAGCCCGAAAAAGCGCAGCCCTCGACACCGTCTACGACGCGGTCCCCAGCACAGACCTCGGAGCCGCGACGGCCCGTTCCGGCTCAGCCGGCGGTTGAATAG
- a CDS encoding phenylacetate--CoA ligase → MIWNKEAETMPRGKLEELQLARLRQTVKRVYENVPMYKKRFDEHGLSPNSLNTLDDLEKFPFTLKADLRDNYPFGMFAVPKKDIVRLHASSGTTGKSTVVGYTATDIDTWAELMARTLSSAGTTADDVVHNAYGYGLFTGGLGIHYGTERVGASIVPISGGNTKRQITIMEDFGCTILACTPSYALFLAEVAEETGAKKNLKLKAGVFGAEPWSNSMRQDLEARLNILAIDIYGLSEVMGPGVAYECPEKNGLHIGEDHFIVEVIDPDTGERMPEGERGELVFTTITKEAIPIIRYRTRDISAINYERCACGRTLVRMDRVTGRTDDMLIIRGVNVFPSQIESVLMDIEGTQPHYQIIVNRVGRLDIMEVRVEVDEKFFSDEVRHLEAFEKKIKREMESLLNVSVTVKLVEPKTIQRSEGKAVRVIDNRRL, encoded by the coding sequence ATGATCTGGAACAAAGAAGCCGAAACAATGCCGCGGGGGAAACTCGAAGAGCTGCAGCTCGCGCGGTTGCGCCAAACGGTCAAGCGGGTTTATGAGAACGTACCTATGTATAAGAAGCGCTTCGATGAGCACGGGCTGAGCCCGAATTCCTTGAATACCCTGGATGACCTCGAGAAATTTCCGTTTACTTTGAAGGCAGACCTTAGAGATAACTACCCGTTCGGTATGTTCGCAGTGCCAAAGAAAGACATCGTCAGGCTCCACGCGTCTTCGGGGACGACCGGGAAGTCCACGGTAGTCGGCTACACCGCCACCGACATCGATACCTGGGCCGAATTGATGGCGAGGACTTTGTCATCCGCCGGCACAACAGCGGACGATGTTGTCCACAACGCTTACGGTTACGGCCTCTTCACCGGCGGCCTCGGTATCCATTACGGCACGGAGCGCGTAGGCGCTTCCATAGTTCCGATTTCGGGCGGCAATACCAAGCGCCAGATAACCATAATGGAGGATTTCGGCTGCACCATACTCGCCTGCACACCCTCTTACGCGCTCTTTCTGGCGGAGGTCGCCGAGGAGACGGGCGCCAAGAAAAACCTTAAGTTAAAAGCCGGCGTCTTCGGCGCCGAGCCCTGGTCGAACAGTATGCGGCAAGACCTGGAAGCGCGGCTTAACATTCTTGCCATCGACATCTACGGCCTCAGCGAAGTCATGGGCCCCGGTGTCGCCTATGAATGCCCCGAGAAAAACGGCCTCCATATCGGCGAGGACCACTTCATCGTAGAGGTAATCGACCCGGATACCGGCGAGCGCATGCCCGAGGGAGAGCGGGGCGAACTCGTCTTTACGACCATCACCAAAGAGGCGATACCGATTATCAGGTACCGCACTCGCGATATATCGGCGATAAACTACGAGCGCTGCGCGTGCGGCCGTACCCTTGTGCGGATGGACAGGGTGACCGGCAGGACCGACGACATGCTCATTATCAGGGGGGTCAACGTCTTCCCATCGCAAATCGAGAGTGTACTCATGGATATAGAAGGTACCCAGCCCCACTATCAGATAATCGTCAACCGCGTCGGCCGGCTCGACATCATGGAGGTCCGTGTCGAAGTAGACGAAAAGTTCTTCTCTGATGAGGTGAGGCACTTGGAAGCGTTCGAGAAGAAAATAAAACGCGAGATGGAGAGCTTGCTCAACGTATCCGTTACGGTAAAACTCGTCGAGCCGAAGACCATTCAGCGGAGCGAAGGCAAAGCCGTAAGGGTCATAGACAACCGGCGGCTCTAG
- a CDS encoding ACT domain-containing protein has product MKATQLSVFLENKKGRLADVTRVLGENGINIRTLFIADTSDFGILRLIVDDSQKALDVLKANNFTVKVNEVVAVEVPDEPGSLSRILSVLDDNGMNVEYLYCFVDKNRNAAIDIMRVEDSERAIEVMRKANLKILSEAELSAL; this is encoded by the coding sequence GTGAAAGCGACACAACTTTCAGTGTTTCTGGAGAACAAAAAAGGACGGTTGGCCGACGTAACGAGGGTGCTCGGTGAGAACGGGATAAACATCCGTACTCTTTTTATTGCGGACACGTCGGATTTTGGAATATTGCGTTTGATAGTCGATGATTCGCAAAAAGCGCTTGATGTTCTTAAAGCTAACAACTTCACGGTCAAAGTAAACGAGGTGGTCGCGGTTGAAGTCCCGGATGAGCCCGGCTCGCTATCGAGGATCCTCTCGGTCCTCGACGACAACGGCATGAACGTCGAATATCTCTACTGCTTCGTCGACAAAAACCGAAACGCGGCGATAGATATCATGCGGGTCGAGGATTCCGAGAGAGCAATCGAGGTCATGAGGAAAGCGAACCTAAAGATATTGAGCGAGGCCGAGCTTAGCGCGCTATAG
- a CDS encoding STAS domain-containing protein has protein sequence MQTSDSFSSQVIRLDSELLVSLHGDLDAYSISEIQKQIWGRLEPEITKVTFDCDWVQYVDSAFLQFLSRIAGQVETVQIINASRTLRKSLEMTGLNRLLKLD, from the coding sequence GTGCAAACGTCAGACAGTTTCAGCAGCCAGGTCATCAGGCTCGATTCCGAGCTTCTCGTCAGTCTCCATGGCGACCTCGACGCGTATTCGATATCGGAGATACAAAAACAGATATGGGGCCGGCTGGAGCCCGAGATTACTAAAGTGACCTTCGATTGTGACTGGGTCCAGTACGTCGATAGCGCTTTCCTCCAGTTCCTATCGCGGATAGCCGGCCAGGTCGAAACCGTCCAAATAATCAACGCGAGCAGAACCCTTAGAAAGAGCCTTGAAATGACCGGGCTTAATCGTCTGTTGAAGCTCGATTGA
- a CDS encoding macro domain-containing protein has translation MDYRFGDVEIIIEQGDITEIDVEAVVNAANSELYMESGVAGAIKRKGGVSIEKEAVEKGPIDVGSAIETSAGALKAKYVIHAAVMGIDRVTDGEKIESAIRATLNLAQDLGVKSIAIPALGTGVGGFPVMECAKIMFRVLKEHAASGGKTLEKVVFVPFGYEAYSEFVQRADKDLK, from the coding sequence ATGGATTACAGGTTTGGCGACGTTGAAATCATCATAGAGCAAGGCGATATTACCGAAATCGATGTCGAGGCGGTAGTCAATGCCGCCAACAGCGAACTCTATATGGAATCGGGCGTGGCCGGGGCTATAAAGCGAAAGGGCGGCGTCTCCATCGAGAAAGAAGCGGTAGAAAAAGGCCCGATAGATGTCGGCTCCGCCATCGAGACTTCAGCCGGAGCGTTAAAGGCAAAGTATGTGATCCACGCGGCGGTCATGGGGATAGACCGGGTGACCGATGGAGAAAAAATCGAGAGCGCGATCCGGGCCACGCTAAATCTCGCCCAGGACTTGGGAGTAAAAAGTATCGCAATCCCGGCGCTTGGGACCGGCGTCGGCGGGTTCCCCGTGATGGAATGCGCCAAAATTATGTTCAGGGTATTAAAAGAGCATGCGGCGAGCGGTGGTAAAACGCTTGAGAAGGTCGTTTTCGTGCCCTTCGGTTACGAGGCCTACAGCGAATTCGTCCAACGCGCCGACAAAGACCTCAAATAA
- a CDS encoding D-alanyl-D-alanine carboxypeptidase, producing MNRTAIKTLILAITLVVAASFQSAAFAATDTTAPSLKIKAPAAILIDEKTGEVLWEKNADEKRAAASTAKMMTAILALEREEMDDTITVGEEVAAAGPYGIKLSVGERLALKDLLYALMLSSANDSALVIADHIGGDVGKFIDLMNTKATRIGAFSTHYANPHGLSDKTQYTTARDLAKIARYGLKNEDFKTIVSTTEWKLNRSDPKKLTVVENRNKLLGLYPLATGIKTGYISEAGYCLVSSAETDTVSVIAVVLGSGSYKRLFNESQQVLDYGFSLYEKKKLITKGHKHRMVALKYGDELDLVAKDDVEGNVRRSLETSTTISLKRDIDYPITKGQVLGKIKVNQAGREVASTKLIAERSIEKPRFTKIARFYLDRLWKSIF from the coding sequence ATGAATCGAACAGCAATTAAGACGCTCATTCTAGCCATAACTCTAGTGGTCGCCGCCTCGTTTCAAAGTGCGGCGTTTGCCGCGACCGACACTACCGCTCCATCCCTTAAGATAAAGGCGCCGGCGGCGATACTCATCGATGAAAAGACCGGCGAGGTCCTCTGGGAAAAAAACGCCGACGAAAAACGCGCCGCCGCCAGCACGGCCAAGATGATGACCGCCATCCTCGCGCTGGAGCGCGAGGAGATGGACGATACCATAACCGTCGGCGAAGAGGTAGCGGCTGCCGGGCCATACGGGATAAAGTTATCGGTCGGTGAGCGATTAGCGCTCAAAGACCTCCTCTACGCCCTTATGCTTAGCTCGGCAAATGATTCCGCGCTCGTCATTGCCGACCACATCGGCGGAGACGTCGGCAAGTTTATCGACCTTATGAATACCAAGGCCACGCGCATCGGCGCCTTCAGCACACACTATGCGAACCCGCACGGGCTCTCCGACAAGACGCAATATACGACCGCGCGAGACCTCGCCAAGATAGCGCGCTATGGCCTGAAAAACGAAGACTTCAAGACTATAGTCTCAACCACGGAATGGAAGCTCAACCGCTCCGACCCGAAGAAACTCACGGTAGTCGAGAATAGAAACAAACTGCTTGGGTTATACCCGCTCGCGACGGGCATCAAGACGGGTTATATAAGCGAAGCCGGATACTGCCTCGTCTCCTCGGCCGAGACCGACACCGTCTCGGTAATCGCCGTTGTCTTGGGGTCCGGTTCATATAAGCGACTCTTCAATGAGTCGCAGCAAGTGCTCGACTATGGTTTCAGCCTATATGAGAAGAAAAAGCTCATCACCAAAGGGCACAAACACAGGATGGTAGCGCTAAAATACGGCGATGAGCTGGATCTAGTCGCGAAAGACGATGTCGAAGGAAACGTCAGGCGCTCATTAGAGACATCGACCACCATATCGCTCAAACGCGATATCGATTATCCCATCACTAAAGGCCAAGTCCTCGGCAAAATCAAGGTCAACCAGGCCGGACGTGAGGTCGCGTCAACCAAACTCATCGCCGAGCGCTCAATCGAAAAACCCCGCTTCACCAAAATAGCCCGCTTCTACCTCGACCGGCTTTGGAAGAGCATCTTTTAG
- a CDS encoding potassium-transporting ATPase subunit F, with translation MTMFDLVLGGIIAIALLVYLVNALMKAEEL, from the coding sequence TTGACCATGTTTGATTTGGTATTAGGCGGAATCATAGCGATAGCGCTCCTTGTCTATTTAGTCAACGCCTTGATGAAGGCGGAGGAGCTCTAA
- the kdpA gene encoding potassium-transporting ATPase subunit KdpA — MVNTDVLQMAVYIGVVLLLAAPMGFYMARVFGRERTFLDPLLEPLEAFIYRIARIDPAQEMGWKEYALSLLVFNALGFIAVFVIQLLQGVLPLNPQRFGAVNPYVAFNAAVSFMTNTNWQAYGGETTMSYSTQMVALTVQNFVSAATGIAVVIALIRGLTRKTAQNIGNFWFDLTRSVLWVFIPLSLVFSIFLVSQGVIQNFSSYQTATTLEGARQTIAMGPVASQEAIKQLGTNGGGFFNANSAHPFENPTPLSNFFELLAILLIPAALTFTFGRMVGDLRQGYVILGAMLLLFTIGLGVTYTSEHYGNPQIAELGISEPTAMEGKEVRFGIANSALWATATTAASNGSVNSMHDSFTPLGGLVPMLNIMLGEVIFGGVGAGLYGMLVFVILTVFIVGLMVGRTPEYLGKKIESWEIKMAVLAVLIPSAAVLLGSALAVLIKAGTSSILNPGPHGLSEILYAFSSAGGNNGSAFAGLTVNTPFYTIALGLVMLIGRFGVILPVLAIAGSMVEKKVLQAGPGTFQTTGLLFTGLLAGVVLIIGALTFFPALALGPLVEQFQMLAGKMY, encoded by the coding sequence ATGGTAAACACAGATGTACTTCAGATGGCCGTATATATCGGTGTTGTTCTGCTTCTTGCTGCTCCAATGGGATTCTATATGGCCAGGGTCTTTGGTCGGGAGCGGACGTTTCTTGATCCACTTCTTGAACCTCTCGAGGCGTTCATCTACCGGATAGCGAGAATCGATCCCGCCCAGGAAATGGGCTGGAAGGAATACGCGCTGTCCTTGTTAGTATTTAATGCCCTCGGTTTTATCGCAGTCTTCGTAATCCAATTGCTGCAAGGGGTATTACCGCTGAATCCGCAGCGTTTCGGCGCGGTCAATCCATACGTGGCATTTAATGCCGCAGTTAGCTTCATGACCAACACAAACTGGCAGGCGTACGGCGGCGAGACGACTATGAGCTATTCTACGCAGATGGTGGCGTTAACGGTTCAGAATTTTGTATCGGCCGCAACCGGAATAGCGGTCGTTATCGCTTTAATACGGGGGCTTACCCGAAAAACAGCCCAAAACATCGGTAACTTCTGGTTCGATCTCACGAGAAGCGTTCTCTGGGTATTTATACCGTTATCTTTGGTGTTTTCCATCTTCCTGGTGTCTCAAGGGGTAATCCAGAATTTTAGCTCCTATCAAACGGCAACGACACTGGAGGGCGCCAGGCAAACTATTGCAATGGGTCCTGTCGCCTCACAGGAGGCAATTAAGCAGCTTGGTACCAACGGGGGAGGGTTTTTCAATGCAAACTCCGCGCATCCGTTTGAGAACCCGACGCCTTTAAGCAACTTTTTCGAGTTGTTAGCCATCCTTTTGATTCCCGCCGCTCTAACCTTTACCTTTGGTCGCATGGTAGGTGATTTACGCCAGGGGTATGTGATCCTGGGGGCTATGCTTCTCTTGTTTACGATCGGCCTAGGGGTAACGTATACAAGCGAGCATTACGGAAATCCCCAGATTGCCGAACTTGGCATAAGCGAGCCTACGGCTATGGAGGGTAAGGAGGTTCGATTTGGCATCGCTAATTCTGCCCTATGGGCGACTGCAACTACAGCAGCATCAAACGGTTCGGTCAACTCGATGCACGATAGCTTCACACCGTTAGGCGGACTCGTTCCTATGCTTAACATCATGCTCGGTGAGGTGATATTCGGCGGCGTTGGCGCCGGTCTCTACGGAATGCTTGTTTTTGTCATTCTCACGGTGTTTATCGTCGGTCTTATGGTTGGCAGAACTCCCGAGTATCTCGGCAAGAAGATCGAGTCGTGGGAGATTAAAATGGCGGTGCTAGCTGTGTTAATTCCCTCGGCGGCAGTCTTGCTAGGGAGCGCCCTTGCCGTCCTTATAAAAGCGGGGACAAGTTCCATCTTAAACCCAGGTCCGCATGGCTTGAGCGAGATTCTTTATGCGTTTTCATCAGCGGGCGGCAATAATGGGAGCGCCTTTGCCGGCCTAACGGTAAACACTCCCTTCTACACTATAGCGCTTGGGCTTGTAATGCTCATTGGAAGATTCGGTGTGATTTTGCCGGTGCTGGCTATTGCGGGCAGTATGGTGGAAAAAAAGGTATTGCAAGCGGGGCCCGGCACCTTTCAGACTACCGGGCTACTATTTACGGGGCTGCTGGCTGGAGTGGTTTTGATTATCGGGGCGCTGACGTTCTTCCCGGCGTTAGCGCTTGGGCCGCTCGTTGAGCAATTCCAGATGCTAGCCGGAAAAATGTACTAA